AGATATTTTTGAAGAGCGTTAGCTGCAACCTCTGCCCTATCGTAAATCTCGTTTAATTTGACTATTTGATCATTGAAGAGGTCCTGTTGAAGCCGGTATTTTTCTTCAACAAGTTTACCCAGGCCACCGAAAAAAAGTCCCAGGGTCTTTAAGTCCTTTTCTGCACTAATGAAGATTTGATTGGCTCCGTCAAGATCACCGGCGGCAATTTTTTCATCGATCTGGTGGGCATATTTGTGCAGTTTGTCGTGCAGGGGGTGAATTTCTTCAAAGACCTCTGTGATATCCTCATCCTCAAACTTAGTTTGCGAGTACCACTGATAGAATCCGCACCCCTCAGTGTCCAGACCACCTGATAATCGTTTGTTCTTGTCGATGGAATCCTTGATCGCCCGGATGAAACGGACATGGCCAAGTTCCCGTTCGTTAATGATGTCAGGAAGTGGCCGATTTCTTTCCTGATAATCAGCAGTATAGGAAAGCATTTTTTTGCGGATGGGGATAAATGAATCGATAGAGTCATAGAACTCGGTGCTGATAGCGATGAAGTCCTTGGCTAATTTAAGTTCCTGTGCCCCGGAGGCTACTTGTTCAAGTTGTTTGCCAATATCAAGGAACCGTTGCCGGAGGGTAGTCGCGTTAGCTCCTAATTCGTCAATGCCTGAGGTGGAAAGCTCAATGTCTTTAGGGATCTGACCGGCCTTGGCCAAATTAATTTTACATTCGTCCGCCAATTTGACTGCCGTATTGATTTCCAGCATCTTATTAACAGATTGAGTATTGCTTTCCAGTGTTGTGTGGGACAACCGTCCGAGAACGATAAACAGACAGCAAATTATGAGAAAAGAGAAAAACAGTTTGTTCCGCAGGTTGAAACGGACATGTTTCAGGATACGGAAAAAGGATGGGGAAGAAAGCATGAAGTCACCCGATTGGTGGATTGTGGTGATAATGATATAGTGTTCTTATGTTGATTCTCTCAATGGGAGGCACTGTGTGAATAGTTGAAAAGTGCCTGTAAATCGGAATTTACTTATATTTTATAGTAGTGAACATTGTTTATATTATCAGCCTACAGATAAAATCTTTCTTTAGTCAATTTTTATTTAAAAAAAACACACTAATTGCGAATTATTTTGTTTGATTTTAGGTAGATCCACCCATGTGAAGTGTTGAAAAGTGATGATCTTTTTAGCGGCGTTGACGCCACCACCAGAGTCCGACAATGATTGCCGCACCCAAAAAATCGGCGACAACGTCTTCAACGCAGGCCATTCTCAACGGTACAAAGGATTGGTGGAATTCATCGCTGATCCCGTAGAGGGTGGCGAAGAGAATGATTTCCAGGGCAGTTTTGGTCTTGGCGTGGTCGGGGACCGGGTGGAAGGCGAAGAGGCAGGTGGCGGCAAGTATGCCATATTCAAGCATATGCCAGGCCTTGTCAAAATTTAAAAACGTTGGCAAGGCCAGCTGGTCGCCTGGTTGGGAAGAGACGAAGAAGATAGCGGTCATCATTCCAAACGCCGGGAGAAAACGGGCTGGTTTGATGACCGCCTTATGTCGCATCAGTCAATAATAGCTTATTTGGTTGGATCGACGTGGATCTGGTCGAGAAGTTCGCTGGAAAAACGGCTCTGTAGTTTTTTGATAGTGGCGCTGATTGAGGCGCTGGGGTAATTGGAGTAGGTTTCTACAGTCTTGTCAGCGTAAGCGGTGGTGGTGAACACCCTGCTTTTGACCAGGAATTGATGAGACCAGTTTACCTCGATAGTTTCGGGAGACTCATTGATCTCCACTTCAATGGTTTCTCCTGCCCTTGCCACTATTACTGCATCCATATCGGTAAGTTCAAGCAGCCAAGCATCCCCCTCTTTGGTTGAGAAGAAGATAAAGACGCCGATAACCTTGAACGTTTCTTCATGATTGGCGGCAGCCTGTTGGAGCTTTGCCACTTCATCTTTTATGGATATCTTCTGAGGCTGCAGTGGCGCGCCCTTGTTGGCCAGGTGTTTCTGGAGGCAGCATTTTTTATATTTAAGCCCGCTACCACAGGGGCATTGTTCGTTTCTGCCAATTTTCACCATGAGTTTTCTCCACATGTGATGTGTTCGCACAATCTCTGGAACTGAAAGAACCTTGACTGTGGCCGTTCTTTTCAGGACGGTAATCGATGATTGTAGCCATCATTCAACAAAGAGGTCATACCATAATAAGGACAACCAGGTGGTGTGACCGATTTTGCCCTGTCTCAGAGCACTGGCAAATATAGTCGAGACGGGATAAATTGCAAGGTCTGTCATCCTGGATCAGAAAAAATTCGTATATACTTACAATTGATCTCTATTTGCTTGTGAAGCCAGCTGACCGCAGGCGGCCGAGATCTCTCCACCTCGGCTGTTGCGGATCAAAGTTGTAAAGCCGGCCTCTTTCAGGATACTTTGAAAAGTTTTGATAACTGTTGAATCCGGACATTGAAAAGACATGAACTCTGATTCGTTGAATGGCATCAGAT
The sequence above is a segment of the Desulfobulbaceae bacterium genome. Coding sequences within it:
- a CDS encoding SEC-C domain-containing protein, with the translated sequence MVKIGRNEQCPCGSGLKYKKCCLQKHLANKGAPLQPQKISIKDEVAKLQQAAANHEETFKVIGVFIFFSTKEGDAWLLELTDMDAVIVARAGETIEVEINESPETIEVNWSHQFLVKSRVFTTTAYADKTVETYSNYPSASISATIKKLQSRFSSELLDQIHVDPTK